The window ACATCAGTAGTTGTACTTGTGCCCATCtgaataatttatttatttttcttttcaaaggcTACATATATTTTATTGAAACCAAGAAAATTTACAAAAGAGGTAATGAATCACCAACCATGAGTGACCCTCTcatccatggtgtgccgtaaaggctgttaagtaaaggtaatgatggcaaccgttacacgttacggggtcataaaggccgtaacggccgttacagaaaaaatgacccgtaaaggccgttacagcccccgtaaTGGCCTGTTATGCCTCTTGTAAAGGCTGTAACGGTCTAAATTACAAGATATTCCTTtttgtcatcatctaagcctgatCCCAATTAACTagagtcagctacatgaatcctgtccCACTATTTCACCCTATCAAGGGTaagaccttcagttagaccacagGTCATGAAGTCTTTTCTGACCAACCCCATCCATAtattcctttttatcttttatccatTTAAATACAACAACCCTACCCAAGCAAACCAATGACCATGCTGTACCTGGGTCTCAAATATTACCGAAATTAACCATGCAATAATGTGGAAAGATGCAGCATACCAGGAAAGGATCTGCTGAGGAATAGATCTATACCATGCAATGGATGATCACTTCAAACTGCAGAGCTAGAGCCCAGAATGGAGTTGAAAGAAATAAAAAGGAGCATCCATAGTTACACCTAACTTACCGCTCTATCAAACCTACATCATCTACGCATGGCTCAAATATTACTGAAATTAACCATGCAATAATGTGGAAAGACACGGCATACCAGAAAAGGATCTGCTGAGGAATAGATCCATACCAATCAATGGATGATCACTTCaaaatttgaaagaaataaaAAGGAGCATCCATATAGTTACACCTAACTTACCCCTCTATGAAGCTTACATCGTCTACACATGACTTTGCAACCAGATAGAGTAATGAGGAGCTTCTGAATTTTAAATCTAACAATGAAAGCATATGGGACATCGGGCAACCAATAAATTACCATGGAAGGGAGGCTGAACAAGATACCCAAAACAAATACACTCTTGTTTGTTAACTTTTAGATTGACGATAAATAAAGGGATCCATCCACAGACTATGCAGCATGCATGTCTTTTAAAACGAGTCTTCTTAGAAGAGTCGCATAGACCCAGGACAGTTATATATGAGGCATCTAGCAGGTGATTAACAATCCCCCTAAATATGCATGCACATATGTTCTTCCTATATTGAAAGTTGCCACCCTAGTTGGCCCACCTATTTCACTTGACGGCTGTCAAGGGTAATTAAAGTAACCAGAAAACATAGTGAATAGACCTCATGTTTCTAAAAGGAAGATACATAATGGAGAGGAAAAAGACATGAATTATGTGCATACATACAATGCAGAAATTCAGTTTTGAACATCGTCCTAGACTTCACATTCTCAACCATAGTTTGACTATTCGTCTGACTGTGATGGAACTTCGACTCAGTCAAGGCCAATCCAGTTTGGCACCATGAGTCTTGTACCATGGATCTGACTCAGATGAGTCAGTTACAGACTCGGACAATTCTGCATAGTCAGGCCAAGTTGACCTGTGCAACTCGTCCAGCCAAGAAGtgcattaaaaaatataaaaaataataataattttaaaaaaaaaaaaacaaaaaaacaaaacagctgCCTTGCATCTGCCATAAGGACGCCATGCAGATAGCATGAACGCTGCCCATGGATTTTCAGTTCTggcaagtgggcccatggttggcAATTCAGATTGTTGATATGTCAAGGATCGCTGTGGATACACCACACTCCAAACAATTTTTCAGATTGGTGATCCATAGATACTCAGATGGACAGATAAGAAGAAAaaagtaatcacaatacacattTAACTGAAATAATAAACGTCATTGGATTCTTCCAGACCGGATTTTTTTGGGGGCCGTGCTCCATTCAAGATGCGAATCAACAGACTGATGGTTTGGATttactgaaccatgggctccaTTTGCCAGAATTGGAAATATGGGGCAACTCACCCCAACTTGTCTAGTATGACTTAACTTGAGACCAGACGAGTTGATCCAAGTCGGTCTTAAAACCATGTCCTCAACCTTCCAATTTCCAGTATGATAGGAATTTTTTTCAGGCATCACATTCAGAAATTATGCTTAAAGAATGATGCAATTTCTACGAAACGATGAAAGTTGCAATGAAAACTCCGGCCCAAAATGCATGTGAGGGAAGGGTGAATTCAGCTCAAGGGCCAAATTAAAGAAATTAATATGCAAAAACTGGAGCACTTAACACCTACTGACTGATGCAACCAAGCCCACACAAATCAACTTTGCATTAAACAAAGGATTCAACCATATTACCTCCGTCCTCTGGAATGTCAGAAGTCCACAAGGTGAGATTATCCCTCAGAAGTTGCATGATCAAAGTGCTATCCTTGTAAGATTCTTCACTCAGAGTGTCAAGCTCAGAAATGGCTTCATCAAAAGCTTGCTTAGCCAGGTGGCAAGCCCTGAAAAATAATAAGAAGCCATTTGGATATAGAGAATTTATGATTCAAAGAAATAGCATCTCATCACACAGAATATAACATGCACACCTTTCAGGTGAGTTCATAATCTCATAATAAAAGACGGAGAAGTTCAATGCCAAGCCCAATCGGATTGGATGCGTAGGAGACAAATCTGCTTCTGCTGTGGTCGAAGCTGTCTGCAGACAGGTTGCATAAAATTATACTAAGAGCCAGCTGTATGGCACACAAAACTACCATCTTTCCACAATATCTTTTTAAGATACTTAATGGCACGCCATATTGTCTTCGGCAATGCAGGATATCTACAGGTTGCACACGGGTTAACAATTGATATCTTTATACACAATCACAAAATCATACATAAAACAAGGAACTCCATGATAAGCATTTTTTTAAGTGAAACTCCACGATAAGCATGCATTCAACTAAAATTTAAATCATTACAGAAGCACCTACTCCAATATCAACCGCACTTTCAGGAATACCAGCAGCTCTGTGGCGGTATTGAGTAGGAGGGCTGTCATGTTTGTTAGTCTTTTTCCTTGCTCTTTTGCGGCTTGCCGCTTGTATTCTTTGCCTTTGGCCGCCTTTTAATAAAATTcattacttttcaaaaaaaaaatcaactgagAAACTAATTATTAACCATTTATGACTTGAATCTGATGGTAATATTTTTTATAAATGCAAATATTTTACTTCCAGAAGCAGTGAATGCAAACAGTATGCATGTAAAAATAGTGAACCTAGCCCAACGTGAGAATTGAGGTAGGTCTCAAGGCAAAGCATGTTTGGATCTTGAGACAGTGAGTTGCTGTGTGAAAGAACAGGACGCAAAGGATCAACTgaagatcttttttattttcaccTCAAGCATAAAAGCAAGGCATATGGATGTCGATGGAAAGCAGGCTACTTTCCACCCAATCTATAGTGCAGAAAGAAAGCAAACAACCACTACCTGCTCAGATGCTCTCGACTCTGGAGATCTATGAAATTCCAAACATGAAGTGACTGGAAAAAGTTGATTGTTTCAGCTGTTATCCATGCCACTCAAGTTTTTGCAGACATCCAAACACAAGCCATATGCACtgatagaagaaatacacatcaTTAGAGGTGCAAGCATCTGAAATGCTATGGCTTTCTAACGGCAACATGGGACTAGTTTTGACCTTTTCTatttctgtttctttttctttttattttattttcaggaAAGCCTTAGCTCAGTAACTTATGCTAGTTGAAGAACTCTTGTTTATTGTTCCCAAGGAATACACAATCAGTAAACCAATTGTTTATATACACCATGATTCAAGACGAAGGTTTCACAAGGACTTCTCAAACTTTCTAGGATGGCTTGCACAGCCTGGAACAAGGTTACCTAGATCACATCGTTATAGCATGTAGTTCGCACTAATTCCTTGAATATGTGGTCCTCCTTTGAGTGTGAGAGAGAGGGGTCTGTCTATCTGCTCTCGGCCCACATACTGACCTGATATTTAcattagatgataatgatgatgataaatgTTGACATTTATAGCAACCCAATAAGGTTTCTTAGACCACACAAATGGAAGACAACCAAGTAAATGCTCTTCTTTGAACCTCATCAAACTTGAAACCCAGATCCAAAGACCTGATAGGTAcccaatgggtactcaaacccaatTGGATCTGCGTCCAGGTCAAGAACGAGGCCTGAACACAGTTAGCCCAAGTATGAGTACTATAaggcccaacccgaacccaaaccattgacagccctaattgtATTATGCATGCATAGTATTATATTATTAGGGTTGAAGGGCCTGAACTAATGAGAGACCTAAAAGGGCTTAGACATAGATCATAAGAAGTGATAATCATATGAGGGCTTTCTCCCCAGCTAAAGGTAGGACCTTATACGTTTTTCCAAATAATCAGAACAAGATAAGATTGCCATGATTGCAAAATATAAATTTGATAGATCAGAACATTCTAAATATAAATTTGATTGCTAAAATAGAACCCACGACAACCCCTTTTAAGACTCCTCCaataaaatatttacaaaattcaAGCTATCAGCTATTTGCAACACAACCACCAACTCACAAAGATAGAAATAACAGAGAGGACGAAGAGAGAAACTGGAATCCAAGACAACCCATTTTAAGACTCCaatcaaaaaattacaaaattcaaGCTATCAGTTTTTGCAATACAATCATAGTTTACCCAGATAGAAAtaacaaaaaggaagaagagaaaaactggAAAAGCTAAGGAATTCCAAAGTCACAAACCCATGAGTTGCAGGATATCCACCCATTGATTGTCATCTCAGCAATATTTTTAGATtacaatttctttttctttctttttttttttcttttttgtgtaaGATAAGTATTGGCTTGAACCCCCCCACCTTAATGTTGAAATGCACACCGCCTACCACTTGAGATACAGGCTCAAACCCAGATCACACTTAAAATACTCCACAAATCTTTGCAAACAGGAACTTGCATCATCAGTAAAACATGTAATTTGGTCCATCTCCATATCCACAGATGCATTTTATTAAGCATCATGTATTTTTGTCGGGTACTGTTCCTGGAAACTTAACTTTCAAACAAATGTTGTTAGCACTCCTCTCAATCAAACAATTTCCTAAATCCCACTTCAACAATTTTGTAAAACAAAATATGATATGAAACGACAATTGAGCCTCTAACAAAATCTATGGCCTGCACAATGCTTGGCTACGTGTCCGGCTAGAAGAAAGCAAAACAAACATAATAACCAGTAGATGAAATAAATGACTCGCACTCCAAAGATCTCAATGAAAAGGGAAGTCTTAAAATAATGTTGTGAAAATCCAAACTTAGAGAAGCCGAACTATTAGACTACTTCGCCTAAAAGGCAAGATTTAGTTTATACAACCAATGGCACGATATACAAGCATCATTCCTACAAAAATTCCAAATTGAGATGGAGAAAGGGGAAAAAACAATTCATACATCATCGATCACTCGTGCAAGGGCCTGTAGATGTATTTAAACAAGCATTCTGTAGAAGATCATTTCTGTCAAAGACAATTTTAAATACCAGTGACTAAATTGGAGCAGTGATGAATATCAAGCAAATATACATAacagaaactatacatatgatacTCAGCAAGCACACAATTCAATTTGCTCATTTATGAAACAAAAAACATTTGTCTGCGTTGAAATATTACTTTAAAAAGATCTTACTTTCAAAatcgagaaaaataaaataagcaaATACCTGATATGCTTTCAGAGATTGATCGGCTGCCTCTTTCTTCTCATTACCATTTTTGAACTCCGCAAGATAACGATAGTAATCACCTTTCCTGCAAACCAGACGGCGGAAATGATAAGAGATTGACTTCAAACCCTCAAAAACCTTAAACATTCAGCCAAAAACCGAAATGCAGTGATCCAAATGTGCCGTGGTGAGAAACACCGCTCACATTTTGTAGTAAAAGACCGTCGATTCTCCTGCGGTGGACGAAGGGATGAGATGCTCGTCGATCACGGTCATGATATCATTGCAGATGCTGGTGAGCTCAGATTCGACCTTCTGCCGATACTCCTTGATCCGCCTCGCGTTCTGCTCGTTCCCCTTCGATTCCTCTTTCTGCTCGATCGAAGAGAGGATCCGCCACGACGCGCGGCGGGCTCCAATCACGTTCTTGTATCCGACGGAGAGCAGATTCCTCTCCTCGATGGTCAATTCGACATCGAGATTCGCGACTTTCTTCATGGAATCCACCATCTCTgcaagagaaaagagaggaggcATGGAGATCatcagaaaccctaaccctaggacGACGGATCGGCGGCAAAAAAGGAGAGAAACCTACCGTCGTAGCGCTCTGCCTGTTCGGCGAGCTTGGCGGTGTAGACGAAGTTCTCGCGTTCTTTGGTGGATGCCATGGCAGATCTGTAGATTAggttttccttctttccttttttactCCTCTTTGTTCCTCCTTAATCGAAGAGAAGACGATCActgaagagaaagagagtgggagaaATGATAATGACAGGGCAGTTATTGCAGGCCGGACGTACTTATACGGTATTGAAGATTAGCGCTGTGGTTGTCCACCCATAGCCCCGCCACGTTGGATTCACGATTTTCGGTTCGACGAAATGCGAACCGTGGttaaatgatccagaccgttggtctagAGCAACGCGATGATCCCACCCTCAAAAATGTCCCATTCCGAAGATCCTGTTCgtctgtcaatgggctgggcttgccTTTCGGGCATTCGGACTGAACTATCGGGCCTGAGGGCTGAGTTCGGGCTTAAAATTCAAACACATTTTATAATCCTGTCGTGTTTGGACGATATACAAATGGGTCATTTTTAGACCATGTACAACGGTCCATCTGAATCTGATTAGACCGGCCCATTTAGCTCTCCTCTCTTCTCATCTCTCACCAAGCAACCAATGCCTCCTATTCCTCATGGCTGGaccattttggatcattacaagCCTAAGCTAAATCTGAGCCTGTATTCTGAACTTGGACCAAGCTTGGCCCGGCccggcccggcccgttgacaccaCTAATCCCTCCTTTCTAAGTAGCAATAGGCTCTGATGGGCACCCGTTCCCTGCGTAGTTCGGGTATGGTTGTTAATTCGAACTGATTATTAATTAGGCCCGGTATGATATACAATGATGAACCAAAGGACCATATCCTCTCCACAGACTTTATAGAAGTTTATTCCACAATGTTGCATCCAATCATGTGGCCCCCACCACCTCTAAGACTGCGCCCACCTGTTTCAGAGTTGCCTATTTTTGGATGTCCATTCATTAGGGTAGGGAGCTTCTTCTTATTTAATAAAATTGTATTGCATTTACGAAATGTGGTCCCCCCATCCCAGCCTTTAATTTTTTTATCGCGTACAGGGCttgggtagtgacccctccagtactaACTTCTGTATTGATtggttatgtgggtcccacatattatccatgccgtccatccatttttttcagatcattttacatcatataccaaaaaatgaggtagattcaaaacttaggtAGACCAcgatacaggaaacaatggtgattgaatgcaccCACCGTTATAAACTCCCGAgtgcacataagttttggatcaagcttatatttgttctttcccttcgtccaggtctttgtgacctaatcaatagtttggatgacaaataaacattacagttggccctaggatttttttaatattggtcgttcaatcacaactggtgtggtccacatgagatttttatttacctcattttttgaaatGTACCCTGAAGTtagctataaaaatggatggacggaacagataaaacacatacatcacggtggatcccacagagcttttccaaaTGGACCGATGCCATGATCTTTGCATTGGAGGGATGGCTACCGAATACGAATTCCTTTTGTTGTGTtgtgattagagctgggcattggaccgaatcggatcggattggcTCCAACTCAGTTCGGGCTGAAAACTAGATGGTCTAATCCGAACCCGATGCGATCTGGGGCCGAGTCCGGAACAGCTGACCCGAACCGATCTGACGTGCTGTTGGCCTGACCccgaaccgagtcggatcaggttgggtAGGATTCAGatctttttaatggtgaaaatcattatcctcactgctattttcggtgtggtccatttgagctttcgatatgattcaatttttttcctaataccctaaaataatcatCAAAAattggataaacggtgtggatataataaatacatcattgtggagcccatgtaacatTGATCTTATTTGAGCCATTGGAGCTCGAGGTGTTAGCTGTATTGATGTGTAGCAGCTGTGACGTGCTGTGCACAAAAGAGCTGCTATTGACGTTGgcaagctatgtgggtcccatcatagggtatgtgttatatccaaactgtccatccatttggcgagctcgttttaaggcttgagacgaaaaataagatagatctaactataaagtggaccacactgaaaaaagcagtggggattgaacgtctaccattcaaaccctttttggggtcacagtctCACAGACTTTTGGGATCAATTTGCAAGTTGTTTTgtctcttaatttaggtctttgtgaccttatgaatagattgaacagaaaataaacattatggtgggccctacgaattgtttaacggtgaaaatcattctcggCGGCTATTTATGgagtggtccagatgatctttggatataattcatgttttggacaatgctctacaatgatctttataaatatatgaacggtgtagatataataaatacatcactatgggcccatataactttgatctcctttgaacgggAAGTAGTGATCATATACTTAATGGTCTGATCTGAGAATTTTTTGAGACTATCCAACCGTTCATAATGAGTTTCATTAGATAAGTGGTTTTGATCAATGAGATTAAATCAGATCTAATATTACTTTTAAACTACACACGTACGTTGAATGAACCACTTATAAATGTCTTTACACCGTCAATTCTTTTCATAtgatggtggtccacttgattattggacaAAATCATTCACCGCTGGCTTGGGCTTGACCAGTCTTGAATTTCGAAGCCTGAGCTTGTCATTCAGGCCAAGGATAGGACCCTAACCCTTGCCCCAATAGTTGGGCTGCTTACGTTGAATCAGGTCTCTAGGCCTATTGCCACCCGTGGATATAGGGTAAGTTTCCAAGGACGCATCTTATAAGTAGTTTATATGTGGGCCCAACACACCATTGTGAAATAATCTTACTCTACAAAAGATGTTAGATGAGGTGGCCTCATATATTACATTATTTACATGCCCAATGCTTTGATTAATTTATTAATTACCAACTACTAATTAATATAATAACTGTCACTTTTAAATTCTTAAATCGGTAAAAAaga is drawn from Magnolia sinica isolate HGM2019 chromosome 5, MsV1, whole genome shotgun sequence and contains these coding sequences:
- the LOC131245378 gene encoding 14-3-3-like protein D isoform X1 encodes the protein MASTKERENFVYTAKLAEQAERYDEMVDSMKKVANLDVELTIEERNLLSVGYKNVIGARRASWRILSSIEQKEESKGNEQNARRIKEYRQKVESELTSICNDIMTVIDEHLIPSSTAGESTVFYYKMKGDYYRYLAEFKNGNEKKEAADQSLKAYQTASTTAEADLSPTHPIRLGLALNFSVFYYEIMNSPERACHLAKQAFDEAISELDTLSEESYKDSTLIMQLLRDNLTLWTSDIPEDGEDPQKMDSSSARAGGAEDAE
- the LOC131245378 gene encoding 14-3-3-like protein D isoform X2 is translated as MASTKERENFVYTAKLAEQAERYDEMVDSMKKVANLDVELTIEERNLLSVGYKNVIGARRASWRILSSIEQKEESKGNEQNARRIKEYRQKVESELTSICNDIMTVIDEHLIPSSTAGESTVFYYKMKGDYYRYLAEFKNGNEKKEAADQSLKAYQTASTTAEADLSPTHPIRLGLALNFSVFYYEIMNSPERACHLAKQAFDEAISELDTLSEESYKDSTLIMQLLRDNLTLWTSDIPEDGDPQKMDSSSARAGGAEDAE
- the LOC131245378 gene encoding 14-3-3-like protein D isoform X3, giving the protein MASTKERENFVYTAKLAEQAERYDEMVDSMKKVANLDVELTIEERNLLSVGYKNVIGARRASWRILSSIEQKEESKGNEQNARRIKEYRQKVESELTSICNDIMTVIDEHLIPSSTAGESTVFYYKMKGDYYRYLAEFKNGNEKKEAADQSLKAYQAAKGKEYKRQAAKEQGKRLTNMTALLLNTATELLVFLKVRLILEYPALPKTIWRAIKYLKKILWKDGSFVCHTAGS